In Halictus rubicundus isolate RS-2024b chromosome 1, iyHalRubi1_principal, whole genome shotgun sequence, the sequence ATGAAATGTATTGACTAAAAAAAGCATGTTAATTGATACATAGAGGGTTAAATAAATGTTCAAtgtatgtttattatttaacaggATGGTAAAACCATAAACGAGATATATGAACAGACCTAACACCTTATGGAATTTCTATGTTGCGaaacatttaaatttttctgttttttccgGTTCTCCACTTCGCAGACAGATGGTGCCACCATTCGCTTTTtgttaatttatgaaataattacTTAACGCTTCATTGAAAATGgtttattcaatgtaatttcaatataatagattattCTGAACAAtctttatacatatacatataatctTTTACTTATTActaattttttctaaaaatgataTCTATTAGATTTCATtactattaattaaattaacaatattcTTGAATTTATCAGTTAATTTTAATCAGACAGTAATCAAGTATTCCAATTTGAAATAATATGTATTCTCGCGTCAGCCCTCTAGCGGATGTATTTGCATTCACATTGCTATGGCAACGTTTATGTAAACTAAGCTGTGACAGGCTGTAAACTGTCAAATGCaattctattttttaataataggaaagaggaaattcTCTGATAATACGTACTATCGAGATTAATTTTGTAATGGAATTGATTGCTAGTTGCTTGATGCATAACTAAGCTAGAATCTGAATAGTTTAAGTGTTTCAACGCGAAGGAAAATGTAATCTTTTTGTATGACAGTTTGTTAGAACCACTAAGAGTGAAGCTATTAAAAAACAATGTCACTGTATTTTGATACTCGGGTGCAAAACCCTGAGACCGCCTCAATAAGTACTCATGCGCTTTGGCACTCCAACGATCCTATATTGGCTGTTGCTGCGTATTCTCAAGATAGGGGTGGTTTTGTAACGCTTTACGATGATCAGGGCGAACCTATTCAGGACGTTGAGTCACCGAGACATTCTGTAGCTCAGGTGACCGCACTGGGATGGCATCCTGAGAGACGATGGCTTGCAGCAGGATGGGAAAGTGGAGAGCTGAGGGTGAACAATTTATCAATTATAGCGGAATGTTGATTATCCAAAGTAACTTAATACGATTgatttaaaaatgtatatacTTGTTTAGGTATGGCCTGGCGATACTGGCAGTGTAGAATTCAATGTAATAGTTACTCCACACCGTGAGCCCATTAATATTTTACAATGGAGTCAACACGGTGGAAGATTAGTATCTGCGGACACAGCTGGGTCTATAGTTGGTTGGAAAATAGATTCCAGGGGTCAATTATTAATGATGTTCCATCATGAGCTAAAAGATACCTTTGCGCAAATTGTTTTCAAGACTGTTCCACCGAAGCCTGCAATTGATATAAGGTCTGCGTTAGGTACTCTGCTCTTGGATAGCAATATAGGTGCTAATTCAAAGAATATAAATGTTTTTCAGTGGTTTAGCTAAAGCAGCAGTCGCAGGGGATGAGAGAGCTTTAGACATGTTCAGTTCCTGGCGCCCTAGAACGGCTGCACCGACAACAATTATGTCCCAGCGGGACAATCATGCATTTTACATTGGTACCACAAGCGGCGTGATATACTTCGTGGACAATCAAGGACAATGTACAGAGGTTCTCAGCACAAGCGGCGCGACACTGCAATATCTTTTGCATCATCAGACCAGGGATTCTATCATCATTATGACGGAAGGGTTGAATATTGGGCATTTTCAGGCAGATCCTATCACCGGACATCTCACTGAATTAACAAGCGTGAGTTGACAATCCTCTTGTTCAATTCaatgcaatatttttatatgtacagtGCGGATCTTATTGTActcataattttcaattttgaaaaattgtcacAGAACGAAAGAAACTCCCAAGTGGCTCCTGtgttttgcaattgatgcagacaatttttattttacatgaagATCAACAGTTTAGGACTATCGGTCCTCTAATACGTGCTTCTTCAATAATCTTTCTACCGTTTCAAATTtcttctactcatttttgtcataaatgcgtaaaatccacagtccattcACATTAATACATTTGTAATACATTTGTTCTTTCGCCAGGTGAAACTTAGCAGTAGATGCGACGTATCAAGGGTGAGTCCGTCGTTATGTTGGGTCAGTGGAAACACTCTAGCGATTCTCACAGGAGACTTAGACATTCGTTGCTGGGATCTGCATAACGGCGACACTTACATAATGAGTCCGCAGGACTCACATTCGGGAAACATTGCTACCCCCCAAGAAATCTGCACAAGCTTAGCTTTCTGCAAAGCAAATGGTACAGAAAATGGTACTTTATGCTTGCAGTATAAAGCGATCATGCACTGACTAATATACCATTAACGTTTTAGGTACTTTGGCAGCTGGAACAAATTTGGGAACAATTTATTTGTGGAAACGCAAACCGGAGACGGACGGCGACGAAAATGCTTGGGCGTCTGTGCCGGAAACTTGTACTATTCATGGCACAGTGAAGCAACTCGCATGGGGCGCGGTGTTCTTGAGAAGTCCGCTGTTGACGGTCAACTGTATCACCAACGTATTCATACTGCACCAGCAACCGATGTGTGCCGCGTACAACGAGGGTGTTTGCGCGAGCCAACTCAGTCCCACTCAGATCCTAATCGAAGTCGAAGAGCTCTCTTACACCATGAAAACGGATATCCAAGTGCAACTCGTCGCTGTTAACAAAGATTACGTCGCAGCCTCCTCCGGCAGACAGATAGCAGTTTACAGAATCCACAAAGAAAACTCCCTGATGACCATGTGGATAACAAACTTCAATTGCGACACGGAGAAGCTTTTAATTTGCGAGCACACTTTGATCATTCTGACTCCGGTGGTTATACAGCTGCGATCGATGGAGGGTACGGTCATTCAAACGTTACCGACCTTGCCGGAAGAGGGTGAACCGATCACTATGGACCTGACCGGACATTACCTAACAGTGGCGTCCCTGAACGGCATACTAAAGATCTGGGATTTGAGCAAGAGGGAGGCCAAGCTGCACACCAGAGCGATGGCTACGTACGAAGCCATCAGCGACTTTGCGGAGATCATCGAGGCCAGGTGCAACGCGGATTGCCGTTGCGTGTCCATCACCGTTGCCATGGCAAACCTGATGCCTAGTTCCATTTTATACGTATGGGACATTGAGAGCGATCAGATACACGAGTTCGATTTCGCAGAATCCCACGACGTCGAGGAAGACGAAGCTGCTCTAGCTGTAAAGTGCAGAGGAAGATTAGTCACTGCTCATTGCTGGGACGTGGAAGACCCCAGGCTTCTGGTGTGTCGTGCCCAAAGGCTGGATTCCAAGCACCCCAAGCAAAATAATGAGAACGAGTTCGACATCACGAAAGCTACCGTGGTCCTGGTGTCGATGTTCGCCACGTCCGATCACGGCATCGTGGTGCAAGACATCAAACCGATAAAGGACGACAATTGCAGAGTCCTGGGCGTACAGACACCGCACATAATCATTCTGAATTCCGAGAAGACCGTGGACAGAGTCAGCAAAGTCCATAAACTGTGCATGAGGGACTTCGAAGAGCTGAGCATGTGCGATGCGGTGACGAAGAAGGCGGTTCTCGACTTCAGCTTTTACATCAGCATCGCGAATATGGACGATGCTTTCAAGGCGATCAAATCGATCAAGAACGAGGGTATCTGGAAGAGTCTGGCGAGAATGTGCGTGAAGACGAAGCAGCTGAACATGGCTCTTCTGTGTCTCGGTCACATGAAGCAGGCTAGAGCCGCGAGGGCCCTCAGGGAAGCTATGCAGGACGACACCTTGAACCTGGAAGCCAAGGTAGGCGTGTTAGCGGTGGAATTAGGTTTGTACAACGACGCGGAGCATCTATTCCGGGAAGCCAAGAGACTGGACCTGTTGTGCAAGCTGTTGGAAGCTCGTGGCAAGTTCAAGGAGGCCATAGAGCTCTCGAGCAACGAGAACAAGATCTGCGAGAAAACGAGTTACTATAATTACGCGAAAACTCTCGAGCAAGAGAGGAAAATTTCAGAGGCGATCGAGATGTACAGCAAAGCGGATTGCCATAGGTTCGAGGTGCCGAGGATGCTGCTGGTCAGGCCGAGAGAACTTTTGTCGTATCTGAACAATTCCGACGACCCTGAGATCAAGAACTGGCACGCGCAGTACATCGAATCAACAGGTGACATGGAGGGCGCTCTGCGCTTGTACGAACAGGCTAAAAGTACTCTGGCAATGACAAGATTACTTTGTTATTTCGGCAGGGAGGACGAGGTCAGCGAATTGGTGTCGCGAACCAATCACGCCGCGTCTGCGTATCACCTAGCGGCGCACTACGAGTCGAACAACAATGTGCCACAAGCCATTCATTTTTACACGATCGCTAAAGCGTACACGAACGCCATTCGGCTGTGCAAGGAGCACGACATGTACGAAGAATTATGGCCGTTGGCCGTGCTGGCGCCACGGCAGTCGCAGATAGACGTTGCCAAATATTACGAAGAGAATGATCAGCCGGATAAAGCGGTTTTATTGTACCATAAAGCTGGATTATTGCACAAGGCCCTCGACATCGCGTTCAAGACAAGACAGTACAGTGCTCTGCAGCTCATCATCATGGACGTTAACGCGGACTCCGACCCAGCGTTGATAGTAAAATGCGCCGAGTATTTCGTGGAGAACGACCAGATCGAGAAGGCGGTGGATCTGCTCGCCACAGGAAGAAAGTACATCGAGGCTTTGGAATTGATGCAACAACACAACATATTGCTGAGCGAAGACTTGGCGGAGAAGATGACGCTGGACAAGGTCGACAACGACCCGGATCAAGAGAAGATTCGTATCTCTATATTGGAGAGAATAGGCGAGACCGCTTTCGAGCAGGGCAACTATCATTTAGCTACCAAGAAGTTCACTCAAGCTGGTAACAAACTGAGAGCGATGAAGGCGTTGCTGAAGTCTGGCGACACCGAGAAGATCTGCTTCTTCGCGCAAGTTTCCAGGCAGAGGGAGATCTACATCATGGCTGGCAATTATCTGCAATCGCTGGACTGGCAGAACCAGCCGGAagtgttgaaaaatattatcaACTTCTATTCCAAGGGGAAAGCGATGGACCTGCTGGCGAACTTCTATGTAGCTTGCGCTCAAGTGGAGATCGACGAATTCCAGAATTACGAGAAGGCCTTGGACGCGCTGAATCAGGCCAGCAGGTGCCTTGCTAAGGTTGCCACGCCGAGGGACCCGAACATTCACAAGAGAGCTGTTGACCTGGTGAACACCAGAGTAGCCACGATCAGACGTTACCTGGAAATCAAAAAGTTAGTAATTGTGATTCAACATTGAGCAGTTCTTGCGTCCCTTTTGAGTCCCTCGAGTGTTTTATTTTACATGAATATCCGCAGTTTAATCATTCCAAAATCGAGTTTTTCTGTAACCTGTTTCAGCTTCTTGAATTCTATCGAATGATGATGTTGCAGGATGTTAGATAGGGGTGACACGGGCACGGCGATGCAACAGGTGCGCCACCTGCTCGATTCTCAAGGCTCCGATCTGGAACAGTCTGTGCGACGTGGGGATTTGTTCGCCACTATCACTCAGTACTATATCAACATCGGTGACACTGACAGAGCGCGTGCCACCGTAGACGAGTTAAAGCTTTTAGTACCCGGCATTAACTTGAACTATTATTACAACGTCAGCACGCTGGAGGCGCTCGGTTACAAAATGAAGATTCACAGGCAAGAGAGCTCCGACAGGGAGGACGACATCGAGGAACTCTTGGGAGaataaatattgatatttccttaacactagatttacccgTCATAATGACGGGTTCTGATAGTTTTAATTCACGCTTATTGTAAAGATGTGTCCAAGAggaattcaacaaatttattccttGGGGTATACTCTTTCCTTaatactagatttacgggaccacGGGTTCTGATATCTTTAATTCACGCTTATTGTAAAGATGCGCCCAGGAggaattcaacaaatttattcctttaggtgtattcttgttatttttatgaagtaatgtaacatagtcacttttaatgctccgtgaacctagtgttaaagaaacccGTCTGCCAAGagagtaaaaaaatttgtttcgaccGGAATGTCCTCTAGAATGGAATTTCCGTTTGAATCTTGAAGACCAATCCGTCCAGAATTGTGATAGACGCTAAGCTAGATGCTGTTATTTgtctaaaataatttatacaatatCCTAGCTTGACACGTTTGCTATCAGTATTTGCTTCGTTGCTGATCTTCACTGTTAAAATGTTTTGCGATATACAATGTACCTCCTTTATGAAATATTAACACTATAACTTTCCACCAGCAAATGTATAAAGTTAATTTGACTACCTCCAAGTAAACTACTAGATTGTCACATGTCTGTAacggtggtagcgaacgtgttaagcatCATGTGATGCGAAGAATATACAAATCTCTGCTGAACATTTAGAAAAAAATCCATCGTTTAACGTTTATTAATCAGATTTATACAAGAACAACCTTACTCCTTGATATCTAAGTCCTACGCAAGATAAGAGTTAGGACAGTCGTTCATAGCTGCAGTTCAATTGTCGGGACACTTATTAGACACAATAAATAAAACGGATATCGATAGAAAAGAACGAATTAAAACACAAGACAGTGAGTATAATCATCGAATAAAAAATGGCAAAGGAACGAATTAGTCGAAGAGCGATCCCGGTGTCTGCTCTTGTTTTGAAACGGCTGCCGTATCGTCcagtcgctctctctctccctctctctttctctctcgttagATGCAATGTATTTAACCCTATCTTGGTCCAACTCTTCGAATTTTCAGAGTGGTACAGTTTTTTTAGTAGATCACCCCGCGAAACATAGCAACGATTAAGAGTGTTCCAGACTGCACCGAACCAGTCTTCAAACAGCCTTTTCCGGCGTCGGCTTTTTGCACGGCGAAGGGGTCTCCGTTTCCTGTTCGTCAGCTTTCCGCTTCTTGCGCACCAAATGGGATATGTCGCTGGCCGGTTTTTGGACCTTCGGGCTGGAACCCGAATCGCTACCGCTGGGACCGGCTCCGTTCGAACATCCTCCAGCGACTTTGCTTTTGATACCCTCTATCACCATCTTGCAGGCCTCCTGTTTGAAATCCTTCATGTCCGAGATCTTTTCCCTGATCTCCGGCAGCAGTTCCTTCAGCTCCTGGATCTCTCCTTCGACGGTGTAGAACGAGTCCTCGGTCTTCGGCGGTTCCTTGATCTCCTCCAGCTCTTTGATGCGAGCCTCCAACAGCTCGGTGGCTTTGTTGAACTCTTCTATGCTGGAGTCGAACTCGTTGCCCAGAGAATGGGCCAGCGCCAGCTGGTAGTGGATCTCTGCTATCGCCCTTGGCTCGCGCGGCTCTATCTGTTCCAGAAGCTCCAGACACTTGTGTAGATCGTTCAAAGCACCCTGGAAGTTCCCTCCTTCCATAGCCACTTCCCCCAGCAGTCGATAAGCGTCGGCCAGGAGCTTCCAACCGGGCTCTCCTCGCTTTATCAACACCAGCTTCGCCAACTCCAGGACCTCCCATGCTACCTACGATTGGAAGATATTTTGTAACACTAGAATAATTACTACTCCATTCGATAGAAGAATTGTCTATCTACCTGTAAATTATTAACTTCATCCTCTTCCTCGTCCTTCCCAATGTCCTCAGCATCCTCCTCCCCGTTCTTCTTCAGATCCCCGTTCTGTTCGGTGGAGCAGGACGGTCCATTGGCATGATGCGTCTCCTTGCTGGAGCCAGGTACagtcttctcctcctccttttGCTTCTGCTCAACTTTCTCCTCGGTCTTCTTCGAGTCTGACTTCTCCGGTTCTTGTTTCTCGCTGCTGACCTCcgttttctcttctttcttctctgGTTCCGACTTCGCCGCCTCTTCTACGTCAGGTTTCTTTGGTTCCTCTGCTTCTGGCTTTGCCGGCTCCTCCGTTTTTGGCTTCTCGGCTTTAGCTTCCGTCGAGCTTTGTTCCTTTCCCTCAGCAGCCGCAgcatcctcttcctcctcctcttccttctcGTCCACGTTGCTCAGCTTCTCGTCGTCACCTTCTTCCTCGTCATCGTCATCCTCCTCTTCAGCCTCTTCCGATCCTGGCACTCCACCGCCCAACACCCCCGCCTCTTCTCTAGCCAAACCGAGAAGCGCACGACCATAAAGGAGGTAGGGTTCACCGAGCTCGTCCGCCGTGTCCCCGTGCTTCTCTGCCAGCAGCTGGCAGGCCTGCGCCAACGCGGTCACAGCCATGGTGTAATCCCGCACTAACAGGTGCCGTTTCCCGTGGGAGATCGCAGTTGCCGGGTCGGTGAATGCTGCACTCTCGGCGACGTCAGCCATCTGCAACGCGCAACATGTTTTCGTTAGCGTTTTACGTCTCTGACACTTTTCCTCTCTCATTTTACTATACTACTCTGTCATCCTGTGCCCGGGATTAATATTGCTAAACGTTCCTAACACGTTATACAAAAATTTGCGGAACTTCATAAGAACAAACCACTACATGCAAATTGACAATTCGCTGGACACTATTAATCAGGCTCAAAGATGTTTCTGTATCAGTAGATTATGGATTTTATACAATTGtggtaaaaatgatttttataaaattctggAAACAGAAGAGTTTGAGAGTGTCGTTGCACTGTTTTGGGCtcattgaaattattgaaagagaaAGTTCATCCTTATTACTTAGATATAgacttagacaatttttattttgcacaaggatTCGcagtctatacagggtgtcacaatTCGCTGGAGAAAAGAGAAGAATTAGATCAGACTCAAAGATGTTTCTGTATCAGTAGAttatggattttatgcaattgtggtaaaaatgatttttataaaattctggAAACAGAAGAGTTTGAGAGTGTCGTTGCACTATTTTGGGatcattgaaattattgaaagagaaTGTTCATTCTTATGCAGTTTCTACTTCTCACAGTCgacttaaacaatttttattttgcagaaggaTTCGCAGtctatacagggtgtaacaaTTCTCTggatacaacaaaagaattaaaTCAGACTCAAAGATGTTTCTGTATCAGTAGAttatggattttatgcaattgtggtaaaaatgatttttataaaattctggAAACAGAAGAGTTTGAGAGTGTCGTTGCACTATTTTGGGCtcattgaaattattgaaagagaaTGTTCATCCTTATGCAATTTCTACTTCTCACAGTCGACttagacaacttttattttgcacaaggatTCGCAGtctatacagggtgtaacaaTTCGCTGGATGCAACAGAAGAATTAAATCAGACTCAAAGATATTGCTGTATCAGTAGATTATGGATTTTATGCAACTGtggtaaaaatgatttttataaaattctggAAACAGAAGAGTTTGAGAGTGTCGTTGCACTATTTTGGGCtcattgaaattattgaaagagaaTGTTCATCCTTATGCAATTTCTACTTCTCACAGTCGACttagacaacttttattttgcacaaggatTCGCAGtctatacagggtgtaacaaTTCTCTggatacaacaaaagaattaaaTCAGACTCAAAGATGTTTCTGTATCAGTAGAttatggattttatgcaattgtggtaaaaatgatttttataaaattctggAAACAGAAGAGTTTGAGAGTGTCGTTGCACTATTTTGGGCTCactgaaattattgaaagagaaTGTTCATCCTTATGCAATTTCTACTTCACACAGTCgacttagacaatttttattttgcacaaggatTCGCAGtctatacagggtgtaacaaTTCGCTGGACACAACAGAAGAATTAAATCAGACTCAAAGATGTTTCtgtatcagtagactgcggattttatgcaattgtggtaaaaatgatttttataaaattctggAAACAGAAGAATTTGAGTGTCGTTGCACTATTTTGGGCTCactgaaattattgaaagagaaTGTTCATCCTTATGCAATTTCTACTTCTCACAGTCgacttagacaatttttattttgcagtagGTTTCGCAGTCTATACAGGGTGGGACAGTAATCGTATTACAACCGGGCAAGACGTGattttacatgtaaaaataaattgaaagtgGGAGTAACActttttctcgagaaaatcgagtttataGATCCGTCGGTTTCACGAGGTTcagtatgcgcaggaagtagaattggttggtcatgctCAGACGGCGTCAGACGGACTAGTAGCGCGTTCGCTGCATTCTCGGACTCGATTTTCCCAAAAAACGGATGAAAAATGTTATaccaaatttttcattttcttatttattttttattttcttttaacacgttgaccgccatgtcacccacatgtgggtgacggaattatttctacaggttttcaaatgaatgtttacgttaatatattcatcgcaccaaattcgattaggatctgtaaaatgcaagaaagttgggggactactcaatgtcatacatttaattattttcaatttttatctcattaaataacttactttgattttatggctttttggggtttctagtatggcagtcaaagtgttaagtggAGTCCACCCTTGCCCGGTTACACTACGATTTCCGGTCCAACCCTGTACATCAGTATGTAATTTCAAAATTACACAGAGCTGCAGAGGGTTGACCTGTATTTTTAACATCTTTAGTCCGCAGAATAAATTGTTTACtggtttttataaaaatggaGGTATACTCGTCCTCGGTTGAGAATAATGAATAAACtttaaagaataaataaaatagctGAAGACTATCATAGCAAACTTCAAAGACGCAGAACAGAACGTTGTATCCAGCGATTGTTCAATTCGCGGACTCTTTGATCATGCACCCTCGACGCCATTCGACACTCTACGTCGTCGCGCAATTAATGCATGAACAGAGCAGTCCGCCCACGCACGATACGTGTCACACTCTTCACGAGGACGGGAGACAATATTGTGGATATCCAGTAAATGAAACTCGACAACGTCGACGGCGACTTAATGAAAACCCGACGCGGAGAAAACGTCGCGAGAATTTAATGGTCCTCTAACAACAAGGGGGTAAGGGGTGGGGGGTAATAGGTTCTTCTATACCTGAACAAAGATTCGGGTAACAGAACCGCAGTGAGACTAATGCGACACGGGAACCATTGTGCATCCTGACTGCAATACGGCTCATCGAATACAAACTGAATTAGCAAACTGTTGGAActcgttaacactagaactaccgagccctaaacgtgacttagacttatccctttataataacagcaagattgaatttgctcaggtttcgtacgatttttatggtaatatGTATTCCAAAGAAGAGATGTATTAacaaatttctcgtgaaaacgttttcatagtttcagtaatcgtgaaagaagaaatcatccgtcagtcattttgactggttcggtagttctagtgttaaagcatAGATCACCTCCGCAGAACGGATTAACCTAAGGCCGGTTTGTCTTGTCTAATCAAGCGATTACGCGGCCGGAACTGGTTCCCGGATGATAATAAGGGCAAACAAAGCTTGTCGAGAAAAATCTTTCGTACTACTTGCACGCTGGTCTCGCCTAAAATCAAAGACCAAAGAGGATTAAACTACGGAGTTTAGGTCTCTTTACCGTCCTGAGAAGCTGGAGCTATAAGCCCCTGCAAGGCCCACCCCCTCTGAGCTCCCCTTATAGTCTTTCTTAGCTTCAGGAAGTGAAGCTCTAGTTGAAATTACTAATTACTGGACTGCGAATCTGCGAAATCGACATTGTACGCATCAATTGCGAG encodes:
- the Rempa gene encoding intraflagellar transport protein rempA, which translates into the protein MSLYFDTRVQNPETASISTHALWHSNDPILAVAAYSQDRGGFVTLYDDQGEPIQDVESPRHSVAQVTALGWHPERRWLAAGWESGELRVWPGDTGSVEFNVIVTPHREPINILQWSQHGGRLVSADTAGSIVGWKIDSRGQLLMMFHHELKDTFAQIVFKTVPPKPAIDISGLAKAAVAGDERALDMFSSWRPRTAAPTTIMSQRDNHAFYIGTTSGVIYFVDNQGQCTEVLSTSGATLQYLLHHQTRDSIIIMTEGLNIGHFQADPITGHLTELTSVKLSSRCDVSRVSPSLCWVSGNTLAILTGDLDIRCWDLHNGDTYIMSPQDSHSGNIATPQEICTSLAFCKANGTLAAGTNLGTIYLWKRKPETDGDENAWASVPETCTIHGTVKQLAWGAVFLRSPLLTVNCITNVFILHQQPMCAAYNEGVCASQLSPTQILIEVEELSYTMKTDIQVQLVAVNKDYVAASSGRQIAVYRIHKENSLMTMWITNFNCDTEKLLICEHTLIILTPVVIQLRSMEGTVIQTLPTLPEEGEPITMDLTGHYLTVASLNGILKIWDLSKREAKLHTRAMATYEAISDFAEIIEARCNADCRCVSITVAMANLMPSSILYVWDIESDQIHEFDFAESHDVEEDEAALAVKCRGRLVTAHCWDVEDPRLLVCRAQRLDSKHPKQNNENEFDITKATVVLVSMFATSDHGIVVQDIKPIKDDNCRVLGVQTPHIIILNSEKTVDRVSKVHKLCMRDFEELSMCDAVTKKAVLDFSFYISIANMDDAFKAIKSIKNEGIWKSLARMCVKTKQLNMALLCLGHMKQARAARALREAMQDDTLNLEAKVGVLAVELGLYNDAEHLFREAKRLDLLCKLLEARGKFKEAIELSSNENKICEKTSYYNYAKTLEQERKISEAIEMYSKADCHRFEVPRMLLVRPRELLSYLNNSDDPEIKNWHAQYIESTGDMEGALRLYEQAKSTLAMTRLLCYFGREDEVSELVSRTNHAASAYHLAAHYESNNNVPQAIHFYTIAKAYTNAIRLCKEHDMYEELWPLAVLAPRQSQIDVAKYYEENDQPDKAVLLYHKAGLLHKALDIAFKTRQYSALQLIIMDVNADSDPALIVKCAEYFVENDQIEKAVDLLATGRKYIEALELMQQHNILLSEDLAEKMTLDKVDNDPDQEKIRISILERIGETAFEQGNYHLATKKFTQAGNKLRAMKALLKSGDTEKICFFAQVSRQREIYIMAGNYLQSLDWQNQPEVLKNIINFYSKGKAMDLLANFYVACAQVEIDEFQNYEKALDALNQASRCLAKVATPRDPNIHKRAVDLVNTRVATIRRYLEIKKMLDRGDTGTAMQQVRHLLDSQGSDLEQSVRRGDLFATITQYYINIGDTDRARATVDELKLLVPGINLNYYYNVSTLEALGYKMKIHRQESSDREDDIEELLGE
- the Nasp gene encoding nuclear autoantigenic sperm protein — translated: MADVAESAAFTDPATAISHGKRHLLVRDYTMAVTALAQACQLLAEKHGDTADELGEPYLLYGRALLGLAREEAGVLGGGVPGSEEAEEEDDDDEEEGDDEKLSNVDEKEEEEEEDAAAAEGKEQSSTEAKAEKPKTEEPAKPEAEEPKKPDVEEAAKSEPEKKEEKTEVSSEKQEPEKSDSKKTEEKVEQKQKEEEKTVPGSSKETHHANGPSCSTEQNGDLKKNGEEDAEDIGKDEEEDEVNNLQVAWEVLELAKLVLIKRGEPGWKLLADAYRLLGEVAMEGGNFQGALNDLHKCLELLEQIEPREPRAIAEIHYQLALAHSLGNEFDSSIEEFNKATELLEARIKELEEIKEPPKTEDSFYTVEGEIQELKELLPEIREKISDMKDFKQEACKMVIEGIKSKVAGGCSNGAGPSGSDSGSSPKVQKPASDISHLVRKKRKADEQETETPSPCKKPTPEKAV